The following are encoded in a window of Nocardioides houyundeii genomic DNA:
- a CDS encoding 3-hydroxyacyl-CoA dehydrogenase family protein, whose product MTINKVMVVGGGGQMGNGIGQVAAVAGLDVTLVDISQEDLDRGLRRIDKSLERMVRKGELTDADAKAARERIGTSTDLEATGAETDHAIESIIEDVELKQDVFRRLDAVCRPEVILASNTSQFAISKIASATNRPDRVIGTHWFNPPPVMRLIEIVRGVETSDETLETIQQLAKRFGKETIVCEKDTQGFLTSRLIMILVVEAMRIVEEGVATPEDVNRACQLAFNHAMGPLATADMGGLDTFVKASEAMTHHFGDRFRPTQGLRALVNAGHYGYKTGRGFSEYGEAR is encoded by the coding sequence ATGACGATCAACAAGGTGATGGTGGTCGGCGGCGGCGGCCAGATGGGCAACGGCATCGGCCAGGTCGCGGCCGTGGCTGGGCTCGACGTGACGCTCGTCGACATCTCGCAGGAGGACCTCGACCGCGGCCTGCGCCGCATCGACAAGAGCCTGGAGCGCATGGTCCGCAAGGGCGAGCTGACCGACGCCGACGCCAAGGCGGCCCGCGAGCGCATCGGGACCAGCACCGACCTGGAGGCCACCGGCGCCGAGACCGACCACGCCATCGAGTCGATCATCGAGGACGTCGAGCTCAAGCAGGACGTGTTCCGCCGGCTCGACGCCGTCTGCCGCCCCGAGGTGATCCTGGCCTCCAACACCTCGCAGTTCGCGATCTCCAAGATCGCCAGCGCGACCAACCGCCCCGACCGAGTGATCGGCACCCACTGGTTCAACCCGCCGCCGGTGATGCGGCTCATCGAGATCGTGCGCGGCGTGGAGACCAGCGACGAGACGCTGGAGACGATCCAGCAGCTCGCCAAGCGCTTCGGCAAGGAGACGATCGTCTGCGAGAAGGACACCCAGGGGTTCCTCACCTCGCGCCTCATCATGATCCTGGTCGTCGAGGCCATGCGGATCGTCGAGGAGGGCGTCGCCACGCCCGAGGATGTCAACCGCGCCTGCCAGCTCGCCTTCAACCACGCGATGGGCCCGCTCGCCACCGCGGACATGGGCGGGCTCGACACCTTCGTCAAGGCGTCCGAGGCCATGACCCACCACTTCGGCGACCGCTTCCGCCCCACCCAGGGCCTGCGCGCGCTGGTCAACGCCGGCCACTACGGCTACAAGACCGGTCGCGGCTTCAGCGAGTACGGCGAGGCTCGCTAG
- a CDS encoding AMP-binding protein, producing MSTSVTSSPATAATWPMPLPIWPPPPTTITLLIVMCVVPLRYSGPHRGTGVVELTSSVGQVFTTYQPIGSFLNMSGMSSWASYWARFGADRPALIFEGRDVTWGQLEDSCAQIAAGLLQEGLRKGDRLGCLVRNTPEHFEVLLACSRLGVIFVPLNPLLTARELREAAGDAELAAVVTDPSFVDVLGPLEELVGASRIFFVGTPPDQGRALDALREHGYQRAELDIVASDPAMICYTSGTTGRSRGAVLTQGNMTGVAVSASAIDGLTYRDRAIVTVPLAFTGAGVSFAVPMMYCGGSVVIRQELVPSLVLDDIENNGVSFIGVVPLVLERLAAEPDFADRDLSGLRIVKSGGSAVPEHLIRLYQSRGVGMVNAYGLTEGSGLNLELQAHEAIDRLGSVGIPLMGQEAKVVDLNGDPAAPGEPGELLLAGSCVMQEYWRDPASTEKTLQDGWLHTGDVATVDEDGYFRIVDRSKDMIISGGINIYPAEVESVLSAHPDVLEVAVIGVPDAEWGETPVACVVSSNPDLDIASLNAFAKDQLARYKQPRRLILRAEPLPRGMSGKILKRELRSDVAE from the coding sequence ATGTCGACGAGCGTCACGTCGAGCCCAGCCACGGCCGCGACCTGGCCGATGCCGTTGCCCATCTGGCCGCCGCCGCCGACCACCATCACCTTGTTGATCGTCATGTGTGTTGTGCCCCTTCGATATTCGGGTCCGCACCGGGGGACCGGTGTGGTGGAACTCACCTCGTCGGTGGGTCAAGTCTTTACAACATACCAACCGATTGGTAGTTTCCTCAACATGTCAGGGATGAGTAGTTGGGCCAGTTACTGGGCGCGGTTCGGTGCAGATCGACCGGCGTTGATCTTCGAGGGTCGCGACGTGACCTGGGGGCAGCTGGAGGACAGCTGTGCGCAGATCGCAGCGGGGCTGCTGCAGGAGGGGCTGCGCAAGGGCGACCGCCTGGGCTGCCTGGTCCGCAACACCCCGGAGCACTTCGAGGTGCTGCTCGCCTGCTCGCGACTGGGTGTCATCTTCGTGCCCCTCAACCCGCTGCTCACCGCACGGGAGCTGCGGGAGGCGGCCGGTGACGCCGAGCTCGCCGCGGTGGTCACCGACCCGTCGTTCGTCGACGTGCTCGGCCCGCTGGAGGAGCTCGTCGGAGCCTCGCGCATCTTCTTCGTCGGCACCCCGCCGGACCAGGGCAGGGCGCTGGACGCGCTCCGGGAGCACGGCTACCAGCGTGCGGAGCTCGACATCGTCGCCTCCGACCCGGCCATGATCTGCTACACCAGCGGCACCACCGGCCGGTCCCGCGGTGCGGTGCTCACCCAGGGCAACATGACCGGGGTGGCCGTCAGCGCCAGCGCCATCGACGGGCTCACCTACCGCGACCGCGCCATCGTCACGGTCCCGCTGGCCTTCACCGGTGCGGGGGTCTCCTTCGCGGTGCCGATGATGTATTGCGGCGGCTCGGTGGTGATCCGGCAGGAGCTGGTGCCGTCCCTGGTGCTCGACGACATCGAGAACAACGGCGTCTCCTTCATCGGGGTGGTGCCGCTGGTCCTGGAGCGGCTGGCGGCCGAGCCCGACTTCGCCGACCGGGACCTCAGCGGTCTGAGGATCGTCAAGTCCGGCGGCAGCGCCGTGCCCGAGCACCTCATCCGGCTCTACCAGTCCCGCGGTGTCGGCATGGTGAACGCCTACGGCCTGACCGAGGGCTCCGGCCTCAACCTGGAGCTCCAGGCCCACGAGGCCATCGACCGCCTCGGCTCGGTCGGCATCCCGCTGATGGGGCAGGAGGCCAAGGTCGTCGACCTCAACGGCGACCCTGCGGCACCCGGCGAGCCGGGCGAGCTGCTGCTGGCCGGCTCCTGCGTGATGCAGGAGTACTGGCGGGATCCCGCCTCCACCGAGAAGACGCTCCAGGACGGCTGGCTGCACACAGGGGATGTCGCCACCGTCGACGAGGACGGCTACTTCCGGATCGTGGACCGCTCCAAGGACATGATCATCTCCGGGGGCATCAACATCTACCCGGCCGAGGTCGAGTCCGTGCTCTCCGCGCACCCCGACGTCCTCGAGGTGGCCGTGATCGGCGTACCGGACGCGGAGTGGGGGGAGACCCCGGTCGCCTGCGTGGTCAGCTCCAACCCGGACCTGGACATCGCCTCGCTGAACGCGTTCGCCAAGGACCAGCTGGCCCGCTACAAGCAGCCGCGCCGCCTGATCCTGCGCGCCGAGCCGCTGCCGCGGGGGATGAGCGGCAAGATCCTCAAGCGCGAGCTCCGCTCCGACGTGGCCGAGTAG
- a CDS encoding enoyl-CoA hydratase/isomerase family protein — MSAPEVDTDSITVEHHGAVTVLTLNRPDRLNALSHGLLRRFHEILDDLLYDYEHRVVVLAGAGRAFCAGMDLHAVAAGEEWVPDVGRVQTMYGLQEAVGRLVTKLRKIPQPVISVVHGVAVGGGLSIACASDVRIGEPGARFNPAFVKLGASGGDMGSSWLLPRIIGFEKAAEVLLTGRDVDAEEALDLGLLSRLVAPGDGMETALELAAEMCELAPFTTRMTKSLLNLSRDGVSLEQMIEVENRTQIMMTSTDDFREATTAFSERRTPTFRDH, encoded by the coding sequence GTGAGCGCACCTGAGGTGGACACCGACTCGATCACCGTGGAGCACCACGGCGCCGTCACCGTGCTGACGCTGAACCGGCCCGACCGGCTCAACGCGCTGTCCCACGGCCTGCTCCGCCGGTTCCACGAGATCCTCGACGACCTGCTCTACGACTACGAGCACCGGGTGGTGGTGCTCGCCGGTGCGGGCCGCGCCTTCTGTGCCGGCATGGACCTGCACGCGGTCGCCGCCGGCGAGGAGTGGGTGCCGGACGTGGGACGGGTGCAGACGATGTACGGCCTGCAGGAGGCCGTGGGGCGGCTGGTCACCAAGCTCCGCAAGATCCCGCAACCGGTGATCTCGGTGGTGCACGGCGTGGCCGTCGGTGGCGGGCTGTCGATCGCCTGTGCCTCCGACGTCCGCATCGGCGAGCCCGGCGCCCGGTTCAACCCGGCGTTCGTCAAGCTGGGCGCCTCCGGAGGAGACATGGGGTCCTCCTGGCTGCTGCCGCGCATCATCGGCTTCGAGAAGGCCGCCGAGGTGCTGCTGACCGGGCGGGACGTCGATGCCGAGGAGGCGCTGGACCTCGGCCTGCTCAGTCGCCTCGTGGCGCCCGGGGACGGGATGGAGACTGCCCTGGAGCTGGCCGCCGAGATGTGCGAGCTCGCCCCGTTCACGACCCGGATGACGAAGTCGCTGCTGAACCTCTCGCGGGACGGCGTCTCGCTGGAGCAGATGATCGAGGTCGAGAACCGGACCCAGATCATGATGACCTCCACCGACGACTTCCGCGAGGCGACGACCGCGTTCTCCGAGCGCCGTACGCCGACGTTCCGTGACCACTGA